GTTAGCCCTTCAACCAATTTACCCTGTCACGTCTAATGGAGCAATTAACCACGGCACTACGCCCCGGGCAGGAAATCCTACGCACCCCAACTCCAAACTTGTCTTTATGAcatttatatgacaaaatgtgGGGGTATCGGCGGAGGCCTATGATACCTTCGAGGGTCCTTAATGTCAGCGTGTCGCATGCCCCCTCCCCTCTACGGCCCCAGGGTGCGGCATGGAGCAGGTACCATATATCACACACAGGAAACGCAGGGGCCCTTTCCAACGGTTGAGGGAGCAGCTTCCTGCTCTCCAGCGGGCCCATGGGGTAACGTTTTGGCCTCCGAGAAATCATCATATCCATATGCATGTTAAATCTCTCCGTTTTTATTTCAGTCTCCCTGtctatctatccctctctctcactcacacacacacacacacacacacacacacacacacacacacacacacacacacacacacacacacacacacacacacacacacacacacacggacacacacacacacggacgcacacacacacacacacaaacacacacgcgtatgCACACACGTGCCCGAGCGGATGCACGGACGCACACATTGAAGACACCCAGCCTCATCCAACTAGCGTTCACTTgacctctctcttcatcttccCGCTTTTTTTGTCTTCAAGTCCCTCTATCTGAGTCTTTGTTGACATTACCCCTGTCCTTCCCCTGTCCCCAAGGAGCCAGTAACCTCCCCTGCAAGTGCTTCCCCTTCAGCTGTTGTCATAGTAACTTGTGGGCTGGTCGACATGACAACTACACCATGGTCCAGTGATACATGAGACACAGAgggtaggggtgggggtgggggggctcgtGGCCCCTTTATATAATTCCTTAGTATGATATATGTTTATTGTAAATAATGGTATATACATGTTTTCGGAATAATTATagattttattattaatattataaatatgattacaattatacattatataaaatatatagatCGATTTTTCCTTACAAATATCACGATTAATCATCATATTTTAATCGTTATAAATATTAAGTAGTTTACATCATGATTTGTATTACAGAATTTTCCATTATTTAcaattgattattatttttgtattattttgatgATTGTTATTATCTTACCTATGcagctatctatctatttatctacctCTCTATCATTAATTCAACAACCATTTTATTCTTGGGTTGCATGTTTGGTCATGGTGTGACGTGCTGAAGATTGAAtgtataaataatgtataaatgaataTACAATCCTTCATTCTCCTATTTCTAtttttatgtttgtatgtacaTATTAaggtatgtatgcatgcatgtatgtatgtatgtatgtatgtatgtatgtatgtatgtatgtatgtatgtatgtatgtatgtatgtatgtatgtatgtatgtatgtatgtatgtatgtatgtatgtatgtatgtatgtatgcagtaTGATCTGTATGTATCAACTATatgtttacatatgtatgtgtaaaaATAATACTTTTATGAATGCACACTTATTCAATAAAATAGTCAACAATACAGGTTATACAGTTCAACTGAAATAAAACAGGCAATGCATTCAGTCTGTTCACAACCAGACAACATATTTACATCAGCATCTAGAATTTAACTTGCCACAAAAGCATCCATCCATTTGCTGAATTTTGCATCGACTTCACAGTACATTCGGCCTGACCATTCTGTTCTAACAATCACTGTAGATGTATTTTTATTGCATAGATGCAAATACATCTCTGGAATACATGCTAATACATAGTATACCTGCAGTGCTGTACTGAAAAAAGGTATAGCAGTGAGTAAGTCAAGTCTGCATCCTACGGGTACTGCTGTGATCTGTTGtgggggaggcgggaggggggggggtcaacggTTAATGGCACGCAGGTCATTCAAGTGGGAATGACACAAATAAATGTGTGGTTGGACATGAGCAATTGAAATGTGCATTTGAAATGTGCATTCATAATGCGCAATTGAAACATACATCTGCTGTGTGCAGAAACAAATTTGGAAATGTGCAGAAATGAGAGTGTTTATTGTTCTAAAAAGGCATTTCGTTGAATTAAGGGTAACACACATAACGTGTGAATGTTATGATgccttaaaaaaacatttgttttgaacacttTTTATATGGTCTTCTTTACAGTTCTTTATCATTTAGGGAAAAGCCTATTGATTTTATTTACCATTCCCAGTTGACATCTATAAATAAGTTTCAGTTGGTTATCTGTTTCTAAATGTGTTGCTATCCATCATCATTCttagtttgtatttttttggagAATACATCATGCATTCATTTATCGTTCGAAATCATGTTTTCATTATTATTCTTGTTTCTTAATATTGATTATATTGTTGGTTTCTTATTTATACTAGGAGTATTTGCGGTAGAAGTTTTATTCTTATTAGTAGCAGAATTagtagcattattattattattattattattattattatttgtagtagtagtcgtagtagtaTTAAAAATGTGTTGTCCCTATCTCAATTTAACATTCTGCAGGTATATTTCATTTGAAGCTACCcagatagtttgtgtgtgtatatgacaaGAGTTTAACTCATTTGTTGAATTTATATGATTATATTTTCAATTTTGTGGGCAGATTCATTTGGATATGATTAGTTTTCCTTCGGAGAGTAGTGGTTTAACTGGCCTTTGTGCAAACAGGCCCTGCATTGGTTATTATTTGGTTTGGGTTGCTTTGCTTTGGTCTTTGTGCAACCGGTCCTCACATCTTAtaatttttttggtttggtttgctgGGATTTAGCTTGGTTTGTGTTCTTTGTGCAACTCAGGCCCTTACTggtgatttttttatttgggctgctttgGTTTGGTGTGCAGCAAGGTTGTTATAATTTGGTTAGGTTCAGTTTggtttggtctgtgtgtgataTACAGGGCCTCTTCTGGCTAGACTGATCACACATTTGCCATATGTCACAAATGAATGTGAAAAGAAAATAGTACATAATAATACATGAATGTGTTGTGTAACTGGGTTGTGCTATTTTTTCTTCAGAGGAGTCAATGACATTTCACTGCATAACTACCAATGCCCTTGTAATGTAAAATTACTATTTATGTTatgattaaatgtattattccaTTCACAATGAACGATATACCAATACGATCCATTCATGTTTGGTGTAACCTATAAAGAACAAACGGAGAAACAGAGGGGTGATGGGGTACATGTTTTAGtggtatatatttatttaattaaatatgGAGCGTAACACCGGCATATCTGAACAATCACGCCACTTGGAGGCCAATCCCGGTAACTGAACGGAACGTACAATGCGTTATCCTTACCCAGTGGTCCTTACCGTACACCGTACATTCGCGGAAATGTTCCCTGGATGCAAATGTATTTGAGCAGCTTTTTAAATACTACTCTGTGCATTGTATAGCCTACAGTGCGCGTATAAATAACCCttcccacttgttttttataaagatTTACACATGGACGATGAATGGGAAGAAGAGGTGATACATGAATAATTTATTACGGTAGCAGCATATTGCACTAGCTCGTGTTGCTAACTTTGGGAACTGACTATTTTCCTCATTCATTTCAGGAGCAGCTGGTTGTTGTGGAGCTGGCAGGTGTAATCAGCAATGATTTTCTTTCCAAGTGCCGCGGTACATGCAATATACTGGTACGTTTTTCTCTTTGGTAAAAACATGCGATTTATTGTAGGCCTATTGGCTACAAAGCATGAGGTAAAGGTTATTTTGTATTGTGGCCAATTGTTTCGTTCGTGTTGCAGGACATTGACAGTGATAAACCCATGATGCAAGTTGGACCATATGTATTTGTTGGAGAGTATGAaggtaaacaaaataaatacttCAAAGATTAGGTTAATCTACATTTATGTTACCGTTTAGGTATGTTTTTATTTAGGCAACTATTTAACCCTGCAAATGTCTCTAATAGCTACAATAACTTCAATATAATATTAATCTTTAGCATGTAACATATTGTAGTAATGAACTAAATGTGTTATGTTTCATTGTAATAATTGCATCAACTTCCTAACAGATGCATTAGGCACATGTGTGCTATTCGAGGAGGGCTCACCCAATGGTATGTTTCATGATTTCAGACTTGTTTCCTTCCTTGACCGCTCGCCCTTGTCGTTTGTTTCACTAATCTCATGATTTCCGCATGTCTCCAGGAGACACCAAGGAGAGCGCCGCAGACCTGAAGTACAATGGTCATACTGTAAAAAGACTGAAAATGCAACGCATCTTTCTAACGGAGAAGAAAGATGAGAAAGATGACGAGACTAGCACAGGTGGGGCAAAGGGCTCATACTCTCGCTAGAAGGTCTACCATGGCATTTTATTCATTTGATTACAGTGGAAATGTAAGACAATAATCAAGTAAATTAGGAATATTATATTAATCATGTTAAGCGCTTGGTTCCCATTAGTTCCCAATGGTTCCCATTGCTAACATAAAAGGTTTCTTCATAATATActgtatctgtctgtttgtgttggcTCTTCAGGACTTGGACAGAAGGATGGGACTGACTGTGTCGAGGCCCAGGACTCCTTGGATAGTAGCCATGAGGAGAGGTCAGGGGAGCCACAGGAGAACACTGCAGATGACCCGACAATGGAATGACTCCGCAGTCATCCTGTCCATGCTCATACTGATCAATAATATCAACTTTCTGATCTAGATGTTTTTCATTTATTACCTGTCTTTTAGCCAACCTAGTATGgtctttattttgtgtgtgtgtgtgtgtgtgtgtgtgtgtgtgtgtgtgtgtgtgtgtgtgtgtgtgtgtgtgtgtgtgtgtgtgtgtgtgtgtgtgtgtgtgtgtgtgtgtgtgtgtgtgtgtgtgtgacaaatgTTGAAAAGAGCTAATGTTTTTCTGGCTTTTAGAACGCTTGGAAGATCGTAGTATCTGCACAAGGTATTCATTTATGGGTTCATTTTGTTCTGAGTGCAAGGGAGCAAATGTGTTATGAATATTATAATTCCTTAATAAGGGatgtttatattgtataaatcTTAATATCAACCTGTATATTATGAACCTTTTTTACAACCCTCATAAGGTGATAGTTAgtaatgaaaaatataaataacttTTCTACTAAAGTCTGGTTGTATGCCTTTTTATGTCACCAGTATTAGTATTGTGACTTGGATATTGTTCAGTAACTGCAGAAGTGATATGTATATTGTTGACATTGTGGACGTGGCGGATCCTGACCAATACAATCACCGGTGTTGACGAGAAGTAGACCAATGAACGGGCGACATCGCACACGCGACCGCAACGTCCGATTGGTTGGTTGGCATTTCAGCACCGGAAATCTACGGGTGTGTTTCCGGGGAGGGTTTTAATCGAAGCGAAAGTCTACGAATAAACCGGTGAGTTAACTTCAGTCTGTAGCTTTATAGTTTTTATCATAGACAAAACTATGTACTGCCATATTGACATTTGTTACTTAGAATAATTGGTGGTATCCTATCGGCAGTCTCCTCGCCTTGTATGTTCAAGTGGATAGATAGATTCCATTTCAGAAAAATAACTCAGTTAACGGACAATCAATAGGACCCATCCTTAAGTTGGCCCTGTTATAACCTCTTGTTGGCCCTTAAGATAAGGTTAGGTGAGAACCCAGGCGATAGTTCTTATCCCGTTTGACTATCTTATCataaacacta
This genomic stretch from Gadus chalcogrammus isolate NIFS_2021 chromosome 9, NIFS_Gcha_1.0, whole genome shotgun sequence harbors:
- the gtf3c6 gene encoding general transcription factor 3C polypeptide 6, which translates into the protein MDDEWEEEEQLVVVELAGVISNDFLSKCRGTCNILDIDSDKPMMQVGPYVFVGEYEDALGTCVLFEEGSPNGDTKESAADLKYNGHTVKRLKMQRIFLTEKKDEKDDETSTGLGQKDGTDCVEAQDSLDSSHEERSGEPQENTADDPTME